One uncultured Caproiciproducens sp. DNA segment encodes these proteins:
- a CDS encoding glycosyltransferase, which translates to MKDCLVFLTKTFPFDKGEEFIENEIPQLAKAFDQVIIIATSTADHPVQTRSVPENVHVHNICASKIKRSLAGAVTRQFPFKDYKGYSGKDERLAVKSSLKKKLYLSYFIAKSETVYDEAVKILSQYSLQQYDGVTFYSYWFYDVAMAAARLKRYFQASVKRAVCRAHGYDLYAYRNSMNYLPLRHYLLKNIDMVYPCSQNGRDYLINLYPDYQNKIQTAYLGTRNYGPAKSNNADFFHIASCCHIVPLKRVDLLAKSLNKLSGSGLRLKWTHFGGGAGLEELKNYAAENLQFMECDFKGEVKNADLMEYYKNNSIDVFINTSSTEGIPVSIMEAASFGIPAIATDVGGTGEIVRDGETGFLIEADFSTDKLAEVIRSVIEMPGEEKQKLRENCRSVYLNNFCADDNFAKFAQQIKPF; encoded by the coding sequence ATGAAGGACTGCCTAGTGTTTTTAACAAAAACATTCCCTTTCGACAAAGGTGAAGAATTTATAGAGAATGAAATTCCCCAGCTTGCAAAAGCATTTGATCAGGTAATTATTATCGCTACAAGCACCGCAGACCATCCGGTACAGACCAGAAGCGTACCCGAAAATGTGCACGTCCACAATATTTGCGCTTCCAAAATCAAGCGCAGTCTTGCGGGTGCGGTGACAAGACAGTTTCCCTTTAAGGATTACAAGGGATATTCTGGGAAAGACGAACGGCTGGCCGTGAAGAGTTCGCTGAAAAAGAAACTGTATTTAAGCTATTTTATTGCTAAATCAGAAACTGTATACGATGAAGCCGTAAAAATCCTTTCTCAGTATTCTCTTCAGCAATACGACGGGGTGACGTTTTACAGCTACTGGTTTTATGACGTTGCCATGGCGGCGGCAAGACTTAAAAGATACTTTCAGGCAAGCGTAAAGCGTGCCGTCTGCCGTGCGCACGGCTATGATCTTTATGCTTACAGAAATTCAATGAACTATCTGCCTTTGCGGCATTACCTTCTCAAAAATATTGATATGGTATATCCCTGTTCCCAAAACGGAAGAGATTACCTAATCAATTTGTATCCCGACTACCAAAATAAAATTCAGACCGCATACTTAGGGACTCGGAACTACGGGCCGGCAAAATCAAACAACGCCGATTTTTTCCACATTGCTAGCTGCTGTCACATTGTCCCGCTAAAACGTGTGGATCTTCTCGCAAAATCTCTGAACAAACTGAGCGGAAGCGGGCTTCGGTTGAAATGGACCCATTTCGGCGGCGGTGCCGGATTGGAAGAACTGAAAAATTACGCAGCGGAAAATCTGCAGTTTATGGAATGTGATTTTAAGGGAGAAGTTAAGAACGCCGACCTGATGGAATATTACAAAAATAATTCTATCGATGTTTTTATCAATACCAGCAGTACGGAAGGAATCCCGGTCAGTATTATGGAAGCCGCATCATTCGGAATTCCCGCAATCGCAACTGACGTGGGCGGAACCGGCGAAATCGTACGGGACGGCGAAACAGGTTTTTTGATTGAGGCGGACTTTTCTACGGACAAGCTTGCTGAAGTCATTCGGTCCGTCATTGAAATGCCGGGGGAAGAAAAGCAGAAGCTGAGAGAAAACTGCCGTTCGGTTTATCTGAACAACTTTTGCGCTGACGACAATTTTGCTAAATTCGCACAGCAAATCAAACCATTTTAA
- a CDS encoding DUF421 domain-containing protein yields MGKRQISELQTSELVVTLLISDIAAIPMQDTGQPLVSGVIPIAVLVMCEIVISALMLKSTKFRKMICGRPIIVINDGKVDQKEMRRLRMSTEDLTEQLRQKNVFSFEDVAYAIIETNGKMSVIKKPDKEQPTAGMLGVALPDTGIETVVISDGVISDFSLQLCNKSQDWLEGVLRGKNISADQIFIMTANRKGDFTIIKKDENK; encoded by the coding sequence ATGGGCAAACGACAAATCAGTGAACTTCAAACCAGCGAGCTTGTTGTGACCCTGCTGATCTCCGATATCGCAGCAATTCCAATGCAGGACACCGGTCAGCCTCTGGTAAGCGGAGTCATTCCCATCGCGGTGCTCGTGATGTGCGAAATCGTAATTTCAGCACTGATGCTGAAAAGCACAAAATTTCGGAAGATGATCTGCGGCAGGCCGATTATCGTCATCAACGACGGGAAGGTTGACCAGAAAGAGATGCGCCGGCTGCGGATGAGTACGGAGGATCTTACGGAACAGCTTCGGCAAAAAAATGTTTTTAGCTTTGAGGATGTTGCATACGCAATTATTGAGACAAACGGAAAAATGAGCGTGATTAAAAAGCCTGACAAAGAGCAGCCGACCGCCGGAATGCTGGGCGTGGCGCTGCCGGACACCGGGATTGAAACTGTCGTCATCAGTGACGGGGTTATCTCAGATTTCTCGCTGCAGCTATGCAATAAAAGCCAGGATTGGCTTGAAGGCGTTTTGAGGGGTAAAAATATCAGTGCCGATCAAATTTTCATCATGACGGCAAACCGAAAGGGAGATTTTACGATTATAAAGAAGGATGAGAATAAATGA
- a CDS encoding DUF4363 family protein: MKRVWASAIILVLLIAVCIFGTVTTKKITEQMTQTITSARDAAASGDMDTALKLSEKAATDWHNYHELLCTFMPHAQLESIDQTLSGLPMLCYFDGTDQFGADCDRSITQIQYLNESQLPNIANIL, translated from the coding sequence ATGAAGCGTGTATGGGCTTCCGCGATCATACTGGTTCTGCTCATAGCGGTGTGCATTTTCGGAACCGTTACAACCAAAAAAATCACTGAACAAATGACCCAAACCATTACAAGCGCCAGGGACGCCGCTGCGTCGGGTGACATGGACACCGCCCTGAAGCTAAGCGAGAAAGCTGCAACCGACTGGCACAATTATCATGAGCTTCTCTGCACCTTTATGCCGCATGCGCAGCTGGAATCAATTGACCAAACGCTTTCAGGGCTGCCCATGCTCTGCTATTTTGACGGAACCGACCAATTCGGGGCGGACTGTGACCGGAGCATTACTCAGATCCAGTATTTAAATGAGTCCCAATTACCCAATATCGCAAACATCCTATAA
- the nrdR gene encoding transcriptional regulator NrdR, whose translation MRCPYCGHEESKVIDSRPTDEGERIRRRRECLKCAKRFTTYEVIETVPIVVIKKDKSRETFDRNKLLNGLLRACEKRPVSIDTLERIVDEIENMLQNSLDREVPSSLIGKYAMEKLKDVDEVAYVRFASVYRQFKDINTFMDELNRMIKNKS comes from the coding sequence ATGCGGTGCCCATATTGCGGCCATGAAGAGTCAAAAGTCATCGACTCGCGCCCGACCGATGAAGGCGAGCGGATTCGGCGGCGCAGGGAATGTTTAAAATGCGCCAAACGCTTCACAACCTACGAGGTAATTGAAACGGTGCCCATTGTTGTGATTAAAAAAGACAAATCGCGTGAAACCTTTGACCGCAACAAGCTGCTGAACGGCCTTTTGCGCGCTTGTGAAAAACGGCCTGTGTCCATTGATACCTTGGAGCGGATTGTCGATGAAATCGAAAACATGCTCCAAAACTCACTTGACCGTGAGGTCCCTTCCAGCTTAATCGGCAAGTACGCCATGGAAAAGCTAAAGGATGTCGATGAGGTAGCCTATGTTCGTTTTGCCTCTGTTTACCGGCAGTTTAAGGATATCAACACATTTATGGATGAATTAAACAGGATGATAAAAAATAAATCCTGA
- a CDS encoding sugar phosphate isomerase/epimerase — protein sequence MRSGISTACLYPMELEQALPALISLDFHLFEVFINTISELKPEYIKELRKMADDSGSVIKSVHPFTSGFESFLLFSDYKRRSDDGLEFYKLYFHAANLLGARILVLHGQRHDKRSRISEDEYFEHYAQLYALGKTFGITVAQENVNLFRSDEPAFILRMRKYLGDNCAFVLDVKQAVRAGEDPFKMCEAMGEKLVHVHINDNKPGEDCLLPGRGTMDFDAFRQQIQKFGYDGDLIIEVYRRNFGELEELLCAKNVVDCLIH from the coding sequence ATGCGTTCCGGTATATCAACAGCCTGCCTTTATCCAATGGAGCTGGAGCAGGCTCTTCCAGCTTTAATATCGCTTGACTTCCACCTTTTTGAGGTGTTTATTAATACAATCAGTGAATTAAAACCGGAATATATCAAAGAATTAAGAAAAATGGCGGATGACAGCGGCAGCGTAATCAAGTCTGTTCATCCGTTTACCTCCGGCTTTGAAAGTTTTCTTCTTTTTTCAGATTATAAGCGCCGTTCTGACGACGGACTTGAGTTCTACAAACTGTATTTTCACGCGGCAAATCTTTTAGGTGCCCGGATACTGGTGCTTCACGGGCAGCGGCACGACAAACGCAGCAGAATCAGCGAAGATGAGTATTTTGAGCATTATGCACAGCTGTACGCGCTAGGAAAAACGTTTGGTATTACAGTGGCGCAGGAAAATGTTAATTTGTTTCGCAGCGATGAGCCCGCGTTCATCCTGAGAATGCGGAAATATCTGGGCGATAACTGTGCTTTTGTGCTTGATGTCAAACAGGCGGTGCGCGCGGGGGAAGACCCATTCAAAATGTGTGAGGCAATGGGTGAAAAGCTGGTGCATGTTCATATTAACGACAACAAACCCGGTGAAGACTGTCTTTTGCCCGGCCGCGGTACCATGGACTTTGATGCGTTTCGGCAGCAGATACAGAAATTCGGCTATGACGGCGATTTGATTATTGAGGTCTATCGGCGCAATTTTGGGGAATTGGAAGAATTGCTTTGCGCGAAGAATGTTGTGGATTGTCTGATTCATTAA
- a CDS encoding ABC-F family ATP-binding cassette domain-containing protein, whose product MGLLSASNLNKAFGADVIFSGVSFEIQENDRVGLVGINGSGKTTLLKLLTGELQPDGGDIFKANSTVLGYMEQHVCRDLERSAYSEVLTVFSELLEMEKELENISLQLQAKPKNIDLLIEKQAMMNDRFVAQGGLTCKSRARSALLGLGFDDEQMGLPIAVLSGGQKGKLQLAKILLCGANLLLLDEPTNHLDISSVEWLEDFLRSYSGSFLVISHDRYFLDKVTNRTFEMENQRMTLYKGNYSTYLAQKDENNLAAQRKFDNTQKEIKRIEGIVAQQRQWNKEKNIKTAENKLKVIDRLEKTLQKPDEKPDSIHFDFGISQRGGNDVLATEDLALRFDDKLLFQHVNLEIHRGERIFLIGPNGCGKTSLLKTFLGINSPTAGEFRFGAGIDVGYYDQLQAGLHPEKTVIDEIWDSYPKLTQTEIRNALAVFLFKGDEVFKSVGALSGGEKALVLLLQLMLSRDNFLLLDEPTNHLDIDSCEALEAALQSYEGTLLIVSHDRYLINKIADRIYYLDRDGAQEYIGNYDSYIEKSRLKAIESAGSEAVKPNEYKLQKEREASIRKEKAELKRSEAQIDKIEAEISELKAELAKPEVASDYEAAMEITGKIDSLTQKNEELFREWSTLAQKYPE is encoded by the coding sequence ATGGGTTTGCTAAGCGCAAGCAATTTGAATAAAGCATTCGGCGCCGATGTAATTTTCAGCGGCGTCTCTTTTGAGATACAGGAAAATGACCGCGTGGGACTTGTGGGTATTAACGGCTCGGGAAAAACCACGCTGCTGAAGCTGCTGACAGGTGAATTGCAGCCGGACGGAGGCGACATTTTCAAAGCCAATTCCACCGTTCTGGGCTATATGGAGCAGCATGTCTGCCGGGACTTGGAACGCAGCGCCTACAGCGAAGTGCTGACCGTTTTTTCGGAACTGCTGGAAATGGAAAAAGAGCTGGAAAACATCAGCCTGCAATTGCAGGCAAAACCAAAGAATATTGACCTGCTGATAGAAAAGCAGGCTATGATGAATGACCGTTTTGTCGCGCAGGGAGGGCTGACCTGCAAAAGCAGGGCGCGCTCGGCGCTGCTGGGCCTGGGCTTTGACGACGAGCAGATGGGGCTGCCGATTGCGGTCCTGAGCGGCGGGCAGAAGGGAAAGCTGCAGCTTGCAAAAATACTGCTGTGCGGTGCCAACCTGCTGCTGCTCGACGAGCCAACCAATCATCTTGACATTTCATCCGTAGAATGGCTTGAGGATTTCCTGCGTTCCTACAGCGGTTCTTTTCTTGTCATATCGCATGACCGTTATTTTCTGGACAAGGTCACAAACCGCACGTTTGAAATGGAAAACCAAAGAATGACCTTATACAAGGGAAATTACAGCACTTATCTTGCTCAAAAAGACGAAAACAATCTTGCGGCGCAGCGTAAGTTTGACAACACACAGAAGGAAATTAAACGTATTGAAGGAATTGTCGCCCAGCAGCGCCAGTGGAACAAGGAAAAAAACATCAAGACTGCTGAAAACAAACTGAAAGTAATTGACCGGCTTGAAAAGACGCTGCAAAAGCCGGATGAAAAACCAGACAGTATCCATTTTGATTTTGGAATCAGCCAGCGCGGTGGAAACGATGTTCTGGCAACAGAAGATCTCGCTTTGCGCTTTGACGACAAACTGCTGTTTCAGCATGTAAATCTTGAAATTCACCGGGGTGAACGTATTTTTTTGATCGGACCGAACGGCTGCGGGAAAACCTCTCTGTTAAAGACCTTTTTGGGCATCAACTCCCCCACCGCCGGAGAATTCCGCTTTGGCGCGGGAATTGACGTCGGCTATTACGATCAACTTCAGGCGGGTCTGCACCCGGAAAAAACCGTTATCGACGAAATCTGGGATTCCTATCCGAAACTGACGCAGACCGAAATTCGAAATGCGCTTGCCGTTTTTTTATTCAAGGGAGATGAAGTATTCAAATCCGTCGGAGCGCTGAGCGGCGGAGAAAAGGCGCTGGTCCTTCTGCTTCAGCTGATGCTGTCAAGAGATAATTTTCTTTTGCTCGACGAACCGACCAACCATTTGGACATCGATTCCTGCGAAGCGCTTGAAGCGGCTTTGCAGAGCTATGAAGGTACCCTGCTGATTGTGTCGCATGACCGATATCTCATTAATAAAATTGCCGACAGAATCTACTATCTCGACAGGGACGGCGCACAGGAATACATAGGAAACTATGACAGCTACATTGAGAAAAGCCGTCTGAAGGCCATTGAAAGCGCCGGATCAGAAGCTGTTAAACCGAATGAATACAAACTGCAAAAAGAGCGTGAAGCGTCCATCCGCAAGGAAAAGGCGGAGCTAAAACGCAGTGAAGCACAGATTGACAAAATTGAAGCGGAAATCAGCGAACTGAAAGCGGAACTTGCAAAACCGGAGGTTGCCAGCGACTACGAAGCGGCCATGGAAATTACCGGAAAAATAGACAGCCTAACCCAAAAAAACGAAGAACTATTCCGTGAGTGGAGCACGCTCGCGCAGAAATATCCGGAGTAA
- a CDS encoding HPr family phosphocarrier protein, whose product MYTTSILLSSIEAVKKFVTLTNSYTFPINLATDKYKIDAKSIMGVFSLDLSKPVTIEVQGDEGREFISQLEQFRPQTQN is encoded by the coding sequence ATGTATACGACTTCTATTCTGCTTTCCAGCATTGAGGCTGTCAAAAAGTTTGTCACTCTGACCAACAGCTATACCTTTCCGATAAATTTAGCTACAGATAAATACAAAATCGACGCGAAATCAATTATGGGAGTATTCAGTTTGGACCTGTCCAAACCGGTTACAATCGAAGTTCAGGGCGACGAGGGAAGAGAATTTATCTCTCAGCTTGAACAGTTTAGACCGCAGACACAAAACTAA
- the mtaB gene encoding tRNA (N(6)-L-threonylcarbamoyladenosine(37)-C(2))-methylthiotransferase MtaB has translation MKVSVITLGCKVNQYESQAMLTQLVSAGFSACDASEESDVVLINSCTVTAMSDHKVRQTLHRARRKNPSAVIVLTGCMPQAFPKTAAELHDADIVLGNSNRASLLPDIMKHLSSRQRIVDIVPHEKAPGFEAMNVNSFFERTRAFIKIEDGCNRFCSYCIIPYARGRVRSKPIEELKKEIAEIAANGYKEIVLTGINLSAYGQDIGLHLCDAVEAACEPDSVARVRLGSLEPEQLSEAVIARLSRQKKLCAQFHLSLQSGSDATLGRMNRHYNTEEYRRIVKNLRAAFLNAAITTDIMVGFPGETDEEFQESLAFAKEISFAKVHVFAYSRRPGTKANDAPDQVAQAVKEQRSHLMIEATQQTKEDFFKKQIGLSEPVLFEREYIKGVYEGYTENYTPVRMHRGRNLSGEIVSARITEALSDCCLAE, from the coding sequence ATGAAAGTTTCTGTAATCACCCTTGGATGCAAGGTAAACCAATATGAATCGCAGGCAATGCTGACCCAGCTTGTCTCTGCGGGATTTTCTGCCTGTGATGCATCTGAAGAAAGCGACGTAGTGTTAATTAATTCCTGCACCGTCACCGCGATGAGCGACCACAAGGTACGCCAGACGCTCCACCGCGCAAGGCGGAAGAATCCGAGCGCGGTCATCGTGCTGACCGGCTGCATGCCGCAGGCTTTTCCGAAAACCGCGGCCGAACTGCACGACGCCGATATTGTTCTTGGCAATTCAAACCGTGCATCGCTTCTTCCCGACATTATGAAGCATCTTTCTTCGCGCCAGCGCATTGTGGACATTGTTCCCCATGAAAAAGCGCCGGGGTTCGAAGCAATGAATGTAAACAGTTTTTTTGAGCGCACCCGCGCTTTTATTAAAATTGAAGACGGCTGCAACCGCTTTTGCTCCTATTGCATTATCCCTTACGCACGCGGAAGAGTTCGTTCCAAACCAATTGAAGAATTAAAAAAAGAGATTGCTGAAATAGCCGCAAACGGTTATAAAGAAATTGTTTTAACCGGAATCAACCTGTCCGCTTACGGGCAGGATATCGGCCTGCATCTTTGCGACGCGGTGGAGGCTGCCTGCGAGCCGGATTCCGTCGCACGCGTGCGTTTGGGTTCTCTGGAGCCCGAGCAGCTCAGCGAAGCCGTCATAGCGCGTCTGAGCCGTCAAAAAAAGCTTTGCGCCCAGTTTCACCTGTCGCTGCAAAGCGGGTCTGACGCGACACTGGGGCGCATGAACAGGCATTACAACACCGAAGAATACCGGCGCATCGTAAAAAATCTGCGCGCCGCGTTTTTGAATGCGGCAATCACGACGGATATCATGGTCGGCTTCCCCGGAGAGACCGACGAAGAATTTCAGGAATCACTGGCTTTTGCAAAAGAAATTTCTTTTGCAAAAGTACATGTTTTCGCTTATTCCCGCCGCCCCGGCACCAAGGCAAACGACGCGCCCGACCAGGTGGCACAGGCAGTCAAGGAACAGCGAAGCCATTTGATGATTGAAGCGACACAGCAGACCAAGGAAGATTTTTTTAAAAAGCAAATCGGATTATCCGAACCGGTGCTGTTTGAGCGCGAATATATAAAAGGCGTTTACGAAGGTTATACAGAAAACTACACGCCTGTACGGATGCACCGCGGCCGGAATCTGAGCGGAGAAATTGTTTCAGCGCGCATCACCGAGGCTCTGAGTGACTGCTGCCTTGCCGAATAA
- a CDS encoding family 10 glycosylhydrolase, with translation MVIKLFNRHSIFICACLLVAVIAVSMVINIGHDRISSKPDSVSRQGSTSLSAGVSSPSATTAAAAPSSDEMRAVWVPYLSLNMSKEEDKSEKAFQKRFDAIVSGAKNCGMNTLIVHVRPFGDALYKSSYYPWSHVIGGTQGVNPGYDPLTYMVAATHKAGMKLHAWINPLRIQVSGTPSILAQGNLYNTWKSDTAKASWVVDSGDGKYYNPAYQQVRKLIADGAKEIAQNYDVDGIQFDDYFYPTQDGSFDKSAYNAYCASASKSGTPLSLLEWRRGNVNALVSLVYSEIKSVKPNLPFGIAPQGNVQNDLNMGADVSSWCSAQGYVDYICPQLYVNFENPVLPFDTAAQSWRKLVINTNVKLYLGLAVYKSGSDADSGTWKKSNNILAQQVEVGRKSSCDGFMFYSWDYLNSDQTKEEVQNVMKVLN, from the coding sequence ATGGTTATCAAGCTTTTTAACCGGCACAGCATCTTCATCTGCGCCTGTCTGCTTGTCGCGGTCATCGCCGTTTCAATGGTGATCAATATCGGACATGACCGGATCAGTTCAAAACCTGACTCAGTTTCACGGCAAGGCTCCACATCCTTATCGGCCGGTGTTTCATCGCCGTCGGCAACCACTGCCGCCGCGGCGCCGTCTTCTGACGAGATGCGCGCGGTGTGGGTTCCGTATTTGAGCCTTAATATGAGTAAGGAAGAAGATAAAAGTGAAAAAGCTTTCCAGAAAAGGTTTGATGCCATCGTTTCAGGCGCAAAAAATTGCGGGATGAATACCTTGATTGTTCATGTCCGGCCTTTCGGGGATGCGCTTTACAAGTCGTCTTATTATCCATGGAGCCATGTTATCGGCGGCACGCAGGGCGTCAATCCCGGTTATGACCCGCTCACTTACATGGTTGCTGCAACGCATAAGGCGGGTATGAAGCTCCACGCGTGGATTAATCCGCTGCGCATTCAAGTGTCGGGGACACCTTCCATTTTGGCGCAGGGCAATCTTTATAATACTTGGAAAAGCGACACTGCGAAAGCCAGCTGGGTTGTGGACAGCGGAGATGGGAAGTACTACAATCCCGCTTATCAGCAGGTGCGAAAATTAATTGCGGACGGCGCAAAAGAAATCGCGCAGAATTACGACGTCGACGGAATCCAGTTCGACGATTATTTTTATCCGACGCAGGACGGCTCATTTGATAAAAGTGCTTACAATGCCTACTGCGCGTCAGCTTCCAAAAGCGGCACGCCGCTCAGCCTGCTGGAATGGCGGCGCGGCAATGTCAACGCACTGGTTTCGCTTGTTTACAGCGAAATCAAGTCGGTTAAGCCGAATCTGCCATTTGGCATTGCTCCGCAGGGCAATGTGCAGAATGACCTGAATATGGGCGCGGACGTCAGTTCCTGGTGCAGCGCGCAGGGATATGTCGATTACATATGTCCACAATTGTACGTCAACTTTGAAAACCCGGTTCTGCCGTTTGACACTGCCGCCCAAAGCTGGCGCAAGCTTGTTATCAACACAAATGTGAAGCTGTATCTTGGGCTTGCCGTTTATAAAAGCGGCTCCGACGCGGACAGCGGCACATGGAAAAAATCAAACAATATACTGGCGCAGCAGGTCGAGGTCGGCCGGAAAAGCTCCTGTGACGGTTTTATGTTTTACTCATGGGATTATCTCAACAGCGATCAGACAAAAGAAGAAGTTCAAAATGTAATGAAAGTGCTGAATTAA
- a CDS encoding zinc ribbon domain-containing protein, whose translation MNQLGGGMMFFIIGITNGTHDLGMRRCRYFSCCSGSGAMAALTCTFQQFTLFFIPLFRFGKRYFLSCPNCGTVYEIAKEEGRRVEMDPAAEINPDKMYMIQGTYRKTCPNCKLPVDPNCRYCPNCGASLM comes from the coding sequence ATGAATCAGTTGGGGGGCGGTATGATGTTCTTCATTATTGGAATAACCAATGGGACACATGATCTTGGCATGCGAAGATGCAGGTATTTCTCCTGCTGTTCCGGCAGCGGAGCGATGGCGGCGCTTACCTGTACTTTTCAGCAATTCACACTTTTCTTTATTCCATTGTTTCGTTTTGGAAAAAGATACTTTCTTTCCTGCCCAAACTGCGGTACGGTGTATGAAATTGCAAAAGAGGAAGGCAGGCGCGTTGAAATGGATCCTGCTGCTGAAATCAATCCGGATAAAATGTATATGATACAGGGAACCTACAGAAAAACCTGTCCGAACTGCAAACTTCCGGTTGACCCAAACTGCCGTTACTGCCCAAACTGCGGCGCCAGCCTGATGTAA
- a CDS encoding DUF1294 domain-containing protein, producing MPNYIYWIGYLIIINFIAVVVTAMDKHNARKHRWRVPETTLLLIAALGGSLAMLLTMYAIHHKTLHKKFMLGIPIIITMQILTIYYIFYR from the coding sequence ATGCCTAATTATATATATTGGATTGGTTACCTAATTATTATTAATTTTATCGCGGTCGTCGTTACCGCGATGGACAAACACAATGCCCGAAAGCACCGCTGGCGCGTTCCTGAAACTACTCTGCTCCTGATTGCGGCGCTCGGCGGTTCCCTCGCCATGCTGCTGACTATGTACGCGATTCACCACAAAACACTGCATAAGAAATTCATGCTTGGAATTCCAATTATCATCACCATGCAGATTCTCACTATTTATTACATATTCTACAGATGA